The genomic region GTACACCGAGCGCGACGGCTGCGAACGCCTGCTCGTCGGCGAGGTCTCCGTGCCGACCGCCCGCGAGCACGCGCAGTACGTCCGCCCCGACGAGCTGCACCAGGCCTTCTTCTTCGACCTGCTGAGCGCGCCCTGGGACCCGGACGCCTTCCAGAAGGTCATCTCCGAGGCCATGCAGGACATCGCCGGCACCGGCTCGACCGTCACCTGGGTCCTCAACAACCACGACCAGGTCCGCACCGTCACCCGCTACGGCGAACCCGCCACCGAGGGCAGCGGGCTCGGCGCGGCCCGGGCCAGGGCCGCCGCGCTGCTGATGCTGGCGCTGCCCGGCGCCGCGTACATCTACCAGGGCGAGGAGCTCGGCCTGCCCGAGGTCGTGGACCTGCCCGACGACGTGCTCACCGACCCGATCTTCCGCCGCACCGGCAGCCGGGCCCGCATCCGCGACGGCTGCCGGGTGCCGCTGCCCTGGTCGGGGCAGGCCTCGCCGTTCGGCTTCACCTCCGGCGAGGAGAGCGCCAAGCCGTGGCTGCCGCAGCCCGAGTACTTCGCCGAGTACGCCACCGACCGGGCCCTCGCCGACACCCGCTCCTTCTGGCACCTGTACCGCGACGGCCTCCAACTGCGTGCCGCCCTGCCCCAGTTGGGCGAGGGCACGCTGCGCTGGCTGGACTCCCCGCCCGGGGTCCTGGCCTTCGAACGCGGCGACGACCTGGTGTGCGCCGTGAACTTCGGTACGGCCCCCACGCCCGCGCCGGTCTCCGGCACCCCACTGCTCGCCAGCGGCCCCTGCCCGCCCGGAGTCCTCTCCGGCTCGACGGCCGCCTGGTGGATCCGTTCCTGAACGCCCCGCAAGTCAACTCCCCGAAGGGACATCAACGATGATGCGACGACGTACCACCCTGCTCACCGGCTGCACCGCCCTCGTCCTGGCACTCGGCGCGACCGCATGCGGCGGCGGACCCGTCACGGCCGGCGGCGGCGACAAGGCGCTCAGCGGCCAGACGATCACCGTGGCCGGTGTCTGGTCCGGCACCGAGCAGAAGAACTTCCAGAAGGTCCTGGACGCCTTCACCGAGAAGACCGGCGCCAAGACGCAGTTCACGTCCACAGGCGACAACGTCTCCACCGTCGTCGGCAGCAAGATCGAGGGCGGCAACGCCCCCGACGTCGTGATGGTCCCGCAGGTCGGCGTGCTCAAGCAGTTCGCGCAGAAGGGCTGGCTCAAGCCGCTGTCGAAGAAGACCGAGCAGTCCGTGGACGCCGACTACGCCCCCGTCTGGAAGAAGTACGGCAGCGTCGACGGCACCCTCTACGGCCTCTACTTCAAGGCCGCCCACAAGTCGACCGTCTGGTACAGCCCCGACGCCCTCGCCCAGGCCGGGGTGAAGCCCCCGAAGACCTACGACGAGATGCTCAAGGCCGGGCAGACGGTGTCCGACTCCGGTCTCGCCGCGTTCTCCGTCGCCGGGCAGGACGGCTGGACCCTCACCGACTGGTTCGAGAACGTCTACCTCTCCCAGGCCGGCCCCGAGAAGTACGACGCCCTCGCCGCGCACAAGCTGAAGTGGACCGACGCGTCGGTCGTCGACGCCCTCACCACGCTCGGCAAGCTCTTCAAGGACAAGCAGCTCATCGCGGGCGGCCAGAAGGGCGCCCTGAACACCGACTTCCCCGGCTCGGTGGAGAAGGTGTTCGGTCCGAAGCCCGAGGCCGGCATGGTCTACGAGGGCGACTTCGTCGCCGGTGTCGCCAAGGACCAGTTCGGCAAGAAGGTCGGCGAGGACGCGAACTTCTTCCCGTTCCCGGCGGTCGGCGGCGGCGAGGCACCGGTCGTCAGCGGCGGTGACGCGGCCGTCGTCCTCAAGGACGGCAAGAACCAGAAGGCCGCCCAGGCCCTCCTGGAGTTCCTGGCGACCCCGGAGGCCTCGGCCGTGTGGGCGGAGGCGGGCGGCTTCCTCTCCCCGAACAAGAAGCTCGACCTCGCCTCCTACGGCGACGACGTCACCCGCGCCACCGCCAAGTCCCTCGTCGAGGCCGGGGATTCCGTCCGCTTCGACATGTCCGACCAGGCCCCGGCGGCCTTCGGCGGCACGAAGGGCGCCGGCGAGTGGAAGCTGCTCCAGGACTTCCTGCGCGACCCGTCCGACCCGAAGGGCACCGCGGCGAAGCTGGAGGCCGCGGCGGCCAAGGCGTACCAGGACTGATCCGCCATGACAGCGACCCTCGTGAAAGAGACGAACCCCCCGCCGCCCGTCACGGCCGCCGACCGCACCCGGCGTCTGCGCCGGCGCGGGAAGATCGTGGCCCTGCTGTTCGTGCTGCCCGCGCTGCTGCTGCTCGGCGCGCTCGTCGTCTACCCCGTGCTGTTCAGCGTCGGCCGCAGTTTCTTCGACGCCTCGGGGACGACCTTCGTCGGCGGCGAGAACTACACCGAGATGTTCCGCGACCCGGCGACCCTCAAGGCCGTCCGCAACACGGCCATCTGGGTCGTCGTGGCACCGGCCCTGCTGACCGGCCTCGGACTGATCCTGGCCGTCCTGGTGGAGAAGGTCCGCTGGGCCACCGCCTTCAAGCTGCTGCTCTTCATGCCGATGGCGGTCTCCTTCCTCGCCGCCGGCATCATCTTCCGGCTCGCCTACGACGAGGACCCCGACAAGGGCGTCCTGAACGCCGCGGTCGTCTCCGTCCACGACGCCTTCAAGGGCGAGTCCTCCTACCCGACGGCCCGGGCGCGTGACGGGCAGGGCCTGACGAAGGAGAAGGACGGCTCGTACCGCACGAGTACGAGCGTGTCCCCGGGCGACGCCGTGACACTGGGCCTGGTCGGGGTGCTGCCCGGCGACCTGCCGGGCGGGACCGAGCCCGCGTACGCGGCGGCGGGACGCAAGGCCGCCCCCGGCGAACTGCGCGGCGTGGTCTACCTGGACTTCACGCCCGGCGGGGGAGGGGAGCAGGGCAAGGTCGACCGGCGGGAGAGCGGACTGCCGCAGATGAAGGTCGAGGCGGTACGCGACGGCAGGACGGCCGCCACGGCGACCACCGCCTCCGACGGCTCCTTCCGCTTCGCGGGCCTCGCACCGGGCTCCTACGAGGTGAGACTGCCGTCGTCCAACTTCGCCCCGCCCTACGAGGGCGTCTCCTGGCTCGGACCGGCGCTCGTCACACCGGCGATCATCGGGGCCTACCTGTGGATCTGGACCGGCTTCGCCATGGTGCTGATCGGGGCGGGCCTGTCGACGCTGCCGCGGGACGCGCTGGAGGCGGCGCGGATCGACGGCGCGAACGAGTGGCAGATCTTCCGGCGGATCACGGTCCCGCTGCTGGCTCCCGTCCTCACGGTCGTCTTCGTCACGCTGGTCATCAACGTGATGAAGGTCTTCGACCTCGTCTACATCATCGCGCCCGGACCGGTGCAGGAGGACGCGACCGTGCTCGCGACGCAGATGTGGCTGGTGTCGTTCGGCGGCGGCAACAACCAGGGACTCGGCAGCGCACTCGGGGTGCTGCTCCTGCTGCTGGTGGTTCCGGCCATGGTGTTCAACGTCCGCCGTTTCCGAAGGAGTCAACGATGAACGCGGTTCGGCGCGGGTTGGGCAACGGGGTCGTCCAGGCCTTCCTCGTGGTGGTGGGCCTGGTGTGGATGACGCCGCTGGCCGGGCTGTTCCTGTCCTCGCTGCGGTCCGCGGAGGACACGGCGAAGGGCGGCTGGTGGACGGTGTTCTCCAGCCCCGGGCAGCTGTCCTTCGACAACTACTCCTCGCTGCTGCAGAACGCGGGCATCACGCAGGCGTTCTGGAACACGGTGCTGATATCGGTGCCGACGACGGTGCTGGTCGTGGTGATCGCGGCGCTCGCCGGCTACGCGTTCGCGTGGCTGGACTTCCCCGGGCGGGAGGCGATCTTCCTGGTCGTGGTCGCGCTGCTGGTGGTGCCCGTGCAGATCGGCCTGCTGCCGGTCGCCAAACTCTTCGGGCAGCTCGGGTTGTTCGGCACGATCCCCGGTGTCGTGCTGTTCCACGTGGCCTACGGCCTGCCCTTCGCGGTGTTCCTGCTTCGGAACTACTTCGCCGAGATGCCGAAGGAGATGCTGGAGGCGGCCCGGATGGACGGGGGCAGCGAATGGCGCATCTTCACGCGGCTCGTGTTGCCCGTGGGGCGGCCGGCGATCGCCTCCCTGGCCATCTTCCAGTTCCTGTGGGTGTGGAACGACATGCTGGTGGCGCTGCTGTTCGCGGACAGTTCCTCGCAGCCACTGACGGTGGAACTCCAGTCGCAGATACGGCAGTTCGGCAGCAACATCGATGTCCTGGCGCCCGGGGCGTTCGTGTCCCTGGTCGTGCCTGTCGTCGTGTTCTTCGCGTTCCAGAGGCACTTTGTGCAGGGGGTCATGGCCGGGTCGGTCAAGTAGCCGCTGCCTGTTCGCGGTACCAGGGGGCTCCGCCCCCTGGATCCCCGCCTATGCCCACCCACCACCCGAAACTGCCCTTGAACGGGGCAACAGTGAGGCGAAGGACCGGGGTCCAGGGGGCGGAGCCCCCTGGTACCTCAGGCCGACGCCGGCGGATACAACGAACGCGGCAGTTGCGAAGCCGCCGCCGCGTCCAGCAGCCACAGCGTCCGGCTGCGACCGTACGCCCCCGCCGCCGGCGCCTGGATCTCGCCCGCGCCCGAGAGCGCGATCGCCGCGGCCTGGGCCTTGTCCTCGCCCGCGGCCAGGAGCCATACCTCCCGCGCCGCCCGAATCGCCGGCAACGTCAGCGTCACCCGCGTCGGCGGCGGCTTCGGCGCGCCGTGCACGCCGACCACCGTACGGTCGGTCTCCCGCACCGCCGGCAGCTCCGGGAACAGCGACGCGACGTGCGTGTCCGGGCCGACGCCCAGCATCAGCACGTCGAACGTGGGGACGGGCCCGTGGTTCTCAGGGCCCGCCGCCCGCGCCAGTTCCTCCGCGTACGCGGCCGCCGCCGCGTCCACGTCGTCGCCGTAGGGGCCGTCCGACGCGGGCATCGCGTGCACCCGCTTCGGGTCGAGCGGCACCGAGTCGAGCAGCGCCTCCCGCGCCTGCGTGACATTGCGCTCCGGGTCGCCCTCGGGCAGGAACCGCTCGTCACCCCACCAGAGGTCGAGCCGGCTCCAGTCGACGGCGTCCCGGGCGGGCGCCGCGGCCAGGGCGGCCAGCAGGCCGTTGCCGTTGCGGCCGCCCGTCAGGACCACGGACGCCGAACCCCGGGAGGCCTGCGCGTCCACGATCCTGGTGATCAGCCGGGCCGCCGCGGCCTGGGCCATCAGCTCCTTGTCGCGGTGGACGACCAGCTGCGGTGCCGTGCTCACTTCGTCGTCGCCTTCCGTACCGGTTCGAGCTTGGGCGGTTCCTGCTTCACCGGTGCCTGCGCCGTCGCCTGCGAAGCGGGTGCTTTCGCAGCCGCTTCAAGGGGGGCGGGGAGGGCGAGTCCTGCTCGCCCCTCACTTTTGGGCACCGGCCCGGAGGACGTCAGCCGGTCCACCCCGTACCGCAGCGCCGACGCGTACGTGTCGTCCGGGTCCAGCCGCCGCAGCTCCTCCGCGATCAGCTCGGCCGTGTCCCGGCGCTTGAGCGCCACCCCACGGTCGGGCTGGCCCTCGATGGACAGCGTCGCGAGGGACCCGTCGGCACGGTCCAGGGTGATCGCGCCGCAGTTGGTGTCCATGCGGACCGCCGTCAGACCGGGGCCGCCGGACAGCGAGCGCTTCACGGGGACGTCCAGCCGGTCCGCGAGCCACATCGCCAGCAGCTCGCAGCTCGGGTTGAACTCCTCGCCCTCCACCTCGACGGCCCTGACCTCGCAGGTGACCTGGTCGAGGGCCGCCGCCAGCATGGAACGCCAAGGCGTGATGCGGGTCCAGGACAGGTCCGTGTCGCCGGGGGTGTAGGTCCCGGACCGGGTGGCCAGGTCCCGGACCGGCTGCTCGGAGGCGTACGTGTCGGTGACCCGGCGCTGGGCGAGGGCCCCCAGGGGGTCCTTCGCCGGGTCGAGCGGCGCGTTCACCGGCCACCACACCACCACCGGGGCGTCCGGCAGCAGCAGCGGCAGCACCACCGACTGGGCGTGGTCCGCGACCTCGCCGTACAGCCGGAGCACCACCGTCTCGCCGGTGCCGGCGTCGGCGCCGACCCGGACCTCCGCGTCCAGGCGGGACTGCGTACGGTCGCGGGGCGAGCGGGAGACGCGCTTGATGACCACGAGCGTGCGCGAGGGGTGCTCGTGCGAGGCGTCGCTCGCGGCCTTCAGCGCGTCGTAGGCGTTCTCCTCGTCCGTCACGATGACCAGCGTGAGCACCATCCCGACCGCCGGGGTGCCGATCGCCCGGCGGCCCTGCACCAGCGCCTTGTTGATCTTGCTGGCCGTGGTGTCCGTGAGGTCTATCTTCATGGCCGGCGCCAGCTCCGTCCGTGTCGCTCGAGCATTTCGTCCGCCTCGACGGGCCCCCAGGTACCGGCCGGGTACTGGGCGGGCTTGCCGTTCGTGTCCCAGTACTCCTCGATCGGGTCGAGGATCTTCCAGGACAGCTCGACCTCCTCGGTACGCGGGAAGAGGTTCGAGTCTCCGAGGAGGACGTCCAGGATGAGACGCTCGTACGCCTCCGGGCTGGACTCCGTGAAGGACTCGCCGTACGCGAAGTCCATCGACACGTCCCGGATCTCCATCGACGTGCCGGGCACCTTCGAGCCGAAGCGGACCGTGACGCCCTCGTCCGGCTGGACGCGGATGACGATCGCGTTGGAGCCCAGCTCCTCGGTGGCCGTCGTGTCGAAGGGGGAGTGCGGGGCCCGCTGGAAGACGACCGCGATCTCCGTGACGCGGCGGCCCAGGCGCTTGCCGGTGCGCAGGTAGAAGGGGACGCCCGCCCAGCGGCGGTTGTCGATCTCCAGTTTGATCGCGGCGTAGGTGTCGGTCTTCGAGGAGGCGTCGATGCCGTCCTCCTCCAGATAGCCGCGCACCTTCGTGCCGCCCTGCCACCCGGCCGCGTACTGGGCGCGCACGGTGTCCCGGCCCATGTCCTTGGGCAGCTTCACGGCGCCGAGCACCTTGGTCTTCTCGGCGGCCAGCGCGTCCGCGTCGAAGGAGGCCGGTTCCTCCATGGCGGTGAGCGCCAGGAGCTGGAGCAGGTGGTTCTGGATGACGTCACGGGCGGCGCCGATGCCGTCGTAGTACCCGGCCCGGCCGCCGATGCCGATGTCCTCGGCCATGGTGATCTGCACGTGGTCCACCAGGGACCGGTTCCAGATCGGCTCGAACATCGTGTTGGCGAAGCGCAGCGCCAGGATGTTCTGGACGGTCTCCTTGCCCAGGTAGTGGTCGATGCGGAAGACCTGGTCCGGGGCGAAGACCTCGTGGACGACCTTGTTGAGCTCCTCCGCCGACTTCAGGTCGTGCCCGAAGGGCTTCTCGATGACCGCGCGTCGCCAGGAGCCGCCCTTCTGTTCGGCCAGCCCGTGCTTCTTCAGCTGCTGGATGACCACCGGGAAGGACTTCGGCGGCACGGACAGGTAGAAGGCGAAGTTGCCGCCCGTGCCCTGCGCCTTGTCCAGCTCCTCGATCGTGGAGCGCAGCCGCTCGAACGCGTCGTCGTCGTCGAAGGTGCCCTGCACGAAGCGCATGCCCTGGATGAGCTGCTGCCAGACCTCTTCGCGGAAGGGCGTGCGGGCGTGCTCCTTGACCGCGTCGTGGACCTCCTGGGCGAAGTCCTCGTGCGCCCACTCGCGGCGCGCGAAGCCCACCAGCGAGAAGCCCGGCGGCAGCAGACCCCGGTTGGCGAGGTCGTACACGGCGGGCATGAGCTTCTTGCGGGACAGGTCGCCCGTGACGCCGAAGATGACCAGGCCCGACGGCCCCGCGATACGCGGGAGCCGTCGGTCCGCGGGGTCACGCAGCGGGTTGCTGCTCGACACCTGTTCAGCCCTCCGAAGGGGCGAGGCGCTGAAGCTCGGCCTCGGTCGACTTCAGCAGGTCGGTCCAGGACGCCTCGAACTTCTCGACGCCCTCGTCCTCCAGCAGCTGGACCACGTCGTCGTACTTGATCCCGAGCTGCTCGACCGCGTCGAGGTCGGCCCGGGCCTGCTCGTACGTGCCGGCGACGGTGTTGCCGGTGATCTCGCCGTGGTCCTCGGTGGCGTACAGGGTCGCCTCCGGCATGGTGTTCACCGTGTTCGGCGCGACCAGCTCGGTGACGTACATCGTGTCCTGGTACGCCTTGTCCTTCACGCCGGTGGAGGCCCACAGCGGACGCTGCTTGTTGGCGCCCTCACGCTCCAGCGCGTTCCAGCGGTCCGAGGAGAAGACCTCCTCGTAGGCCTGGTAGGCGAGACGGGCGTTGGCGATGGCGGCCTTGCCGCGCAGCGCCTTGGCCTCGTCGGTGCCCAGCGCGTCGATCCGCTTGTCGACCTCCGTGTCGACGCGCGAGACGAAGAAGGAGGCCACCGAGTGGATCTGGGACAGGTCCAGGCCCTTGGCCTTCGCCTTCTCCAGACCGGCCAGGTAGGCGTCCATCACCTCGCGGTAGCGCTCCAGCGAGAAGATCAGCGTGACGTTGACGCTGATGCCATTGCCGATCGTCTCGGTGATCGCCGGGATGCCCGCCTTGGTGGCCGGGATCTTGATGAGCGTGTTGGGCCGGTCCACCAGCCAGGCCAGCTGGCGGGCCTCGGCGACCGTCGCCTTGGTGTTGTGCGCGAGCCGCGGATCGACCTCGATCGAGACCCGGCCGTCCTGGCCGCCGGTGGCGTCGAAGACCGGGCGCAGGATGTCGGCGGCGTCGCGGACGTCCGCCGTGGTGATCATGCGGATGGCCTCTTCGACGGTGACCTTGCGGGCGGCGAGGTCGGAGAGCTGCTGGTCGTAGCCGTCGCCCTCGGAGATCGCCTTCTGGAAGATCGTCGGGTTGGTCGTGACGCCCACGACGTGCTGCTGGTCGAGCAGCTCGGCGAGGTTGCCGGACGTGATCCGCTTGCGCGACAGGTCGTCCAGCCAGATCGCGACGCCTTCCTCGGAGAGGCGCTTGAGTGCGTCTGTCATGGAAATTCCATCTCCTACGTGTCGTATATGAGCGTCAGCGCTGAGCTGCGGCGATCGATTCCCGCGCGGCGGCGGCAACGTTCTCGGCAGTGAAGCCGAACTCACGGAAAAGGACCTTGCCGTCGGCCGAAGCACCGAAGTGCTCCAGGGAAACGATGCGGCCGGCGTCCCCGACGTACTTGTGCCACGTCAGGCCGACCCCGGCCTCCACCGCGACACGAGCCTTGACGGACGGCGGCAGAACGCTGTCCCGGTACCCCTGGTCCTGCTGCTCGAACCACTCCACCGACGGCATGGACACCACACGGGTGGGCACGCCGGCGCCCTGGAGCTGCTCGCGCGCCTCGACGGCGACGTGCACCTCGGAGCCGGTGGCGATGAGGATGACCTCGGGCTCGCCGCCGTCGGCCTCGAACAGGACGTAGCCGCCCTTGGCGGCATCGTCGTTGGGCTCGTACGTCGGCACGCCCTGACGGGTCAGCGCCAGACCGTGCGGCTGGCCCTTGCCGAACTCCTTCGTCCAGCGACGGAGGATCTCGCGCCAGGCGATGGCGGTCTCGTTGGCGTCCGCCGGCCGCACGATGTTCAGGCCCGGGATGGCGCGCAGCGACGCCAGGTGCTCGACCGGCTGGTGGGTCGGGCCGTCCTCGCCCAGGCCGATGGAGTCGTGCGTCCACACGTACGTCACCGGCAGGTGCATCAGCGCCGACAGCCGCACCGCGTTGCGCATGTAGTCGGAGAAGACCAGGAACGTGCCGCCGTAGATCCGGGTGTTGCCGTGCAGCGCGATGCCGTTCATCTCGGCGGCCATCGCGTGCTCGCGGATGCCGAAGTGGATCGTGCGGCCGTACGGGTCCGCCTCCGGCAGCGGGTTGTCCGCCGGGAGGAAGGAGCTGGTCTTGTCGATCGTGGTGTTGTTGGAGCCGGCCAGGTCGGCAGAGCCGCCCCACAGCTCCGGGATCACCGCGCCGAGCGCCTGGAGGACCTTGCCCGAGGCGGCACGCGTGGCCACGCCCTTGCCGACCTCGAAGACCGGGATCTTCTCCTCCCAGCCGGTGGGCAGCTCACCCTTGGCGACCCGGTCGTACTCCGCGGCGCGCTCGGGGTTGTTGTCCCGCCACTGCTGGTACGCCTTCTCCCACACCGCGCGGGCCGCCTGGCCCCGCTCCAGCGCCTTGCGGGTGTGCGTGATGACCTCGTCGGCCACCTCGAAGCTCTGCTCGGGGTCGAAGCCCAGCACCCGCTTGGTCGCGGCGACCTCGTCCTCGCCCAGCGCCGAGCCGTGCGCGGCCTCGGTGTTCTGCGCGTTCGGGGCCGGCCAGGCGATGATCGAGCGCATCGCGATGAACGACGGCTTGTCCGTGACGGTCTTGGCCTTCTGGATCGCCTCGTAGATCGCGGCGGGGTCCAGGTCGCCGTTCTCCTGCGGCTGCACCCGCTGCACGTGCCAGCCGTACGCCTCGTACCGCTTGACGGTGTCCTCGGACACGGCCGTCTCGGTGTCGCCCTCGATCGAGATGTGGTTGTCGTCCCACAGCAGGATCAGGTTGCCGAGCTTCTGGTGGCCCGCCAGGGACGAGGCCTCGGAGGAGATGCCCTCCTGGAGGCAGCCGTCACCGGCGATGCAGTAGATGAAGTGGTCGAAGGGCGATTCGCCCTCGGGGGCCTCCGGGTCGAACAGACCGCGCTCGTAGCGGGCGGCCATCGCCATGCCCACCGCGTTCGCGACACCCTGCCCGAGCGGGCCGGTCGTCGTCTCCACACCGGTCGTGTGCCCGTACTCGGGGTGGCCCGGGGTCTTCGATCCCCAGGTGCGGAAGGACTTCAGGTCGTCCAGCTCCAGGCCGAAACCGGCCAGGTACAGCTGGGTGTAGAGGGTCAGGGACGAGTGGCCGGCGGACAGCACGAAGCGGTCCCGCCCGACCCAGTCGGCATCCGCCGGGTCGTGCCGCATCACCTTCTGGAAGAGGGTGTAGGCGGCAGGCGCCAGGCTCATCGCCGTACCCGGATGGCCGTTACCGACCTTCTGTACGGCATCGGCGGCCAGGACACGCGCGGTGTCGACGGCCCGCTGGTCCAACTCGGTCCACTCGAGGTCTGTGGTGGTCGGCTTGGTGCTCACCCTGGGTCAGGGCTCCTCTCACAAGTCGGATGCCGGTGTATCGGGGCGCCCACCGGCCGCAGTCGAGCCTACCCCCGTGGGACGTGCGTTCTTTCGAGTCCGTCCAGAGTGCCGGGAGTCGTTTCGATCCGCCTCCTGACTGGGCCGTATCCCATTCGGCAAGTGAATACGGAGCCGCTCATCCGGGTGCTCAATCGAGCTTCCGCGCGCCCTTCGGAAGCCGCCCTCCAACACGACCCGACCCCCGCGAATGTCCGACTCTGGGCAACGTCTAAAGTGGCGTGGTACGCGCGAGCCTTTACCGGGACTTCACACGGGTGAGGCTTGCTGGGATGTCTCTGTAGGGGTGTGCGTGACGGCCGTTGAATCCCGTCCAGCGGGGATGATCGGGACGGACCAGAGCCCGGCCCACCGGCCGTTCGGGGCCCGTGTCAAGGCGTTCGTGGCTCTCACCAAGCCGCGGATCATCGAGCTGCTCCTGATCACCACCGTCCCGGTGATGTTCCTGGCGCAGCAGGGCGTGCCCGACCTGTCGCTGGTGCTGCTGACCTGCGTCGGCGGCTACATGTCCGCGGGCGGCGCCAACGCCCTCAACATGTACATCGACCGCGACATCGACGCCCTGATGGACCGCACCTCGCAGCGGCCGCTGGTCACCGGCATGGTCAGCCCGCGCGAGTGCCTCGCCTTCGGCATCACCCTCGCCGTCGCCTCGACGCTGCTGTTCGGCCTCACCGTGAACTGGCTGAGCGCCTGGCTCTCCCTCGGCGCGCTCCTCTTCTACGTGGTCGTCTACACGATGATCCTCAAGCGCCGTACCTCGCAGAACATCGTGTGGGGCGGCATCGCCGGCTGCCTGCCCGTACTGATCGGCTGGTCCTCGGTCACGAACTCCAT from Streptomyces chartreusis NRRL 3882 harbors:
- a CDS encoding glycoside hydrolase family 13 protein, with the protein product MHNRCPPQRQVDGLNRHHWWRDAVIYQVYVRSFLDSTGDGIGDLAGVRAGLPYLKKLGVDGIWLSPFYPSPQHDHGYDVADYCDVDPLFGDLDEFDLLVGAARRLGIKVLLDIVPNHCSSEHPWFREALAAPPGSPARARFHFADGRGPDDAEPPNNWHSMFGGPAWSRVTEPDGRPGQWYLHMFAPEQPDWNWRNPEIAAEFERILRFWLGRGIDGFRIDVAAGLFKHPELPDSDDPEADARTRDSVNPLAWNQPEVHDVWRRWRSICEEYTERDGCERLLVGEVSVPTAREHAQYVRPDELHQAFFFDLLSAPWDPDAFQKVISEAMQDIAGTGSTVTWVLNNHDQVRTVTRYGEPATEGSGLGAARARAAALLMLALPGAAYIYQGEELGLPEVVDLPDDVLTDPIFRRTGSRARIRDGCRVPLPWSGQASPFGFTSGEESAKPWLPQPEYFAEYATDRALADTRSFWHLYRDGLQLRAALPQLGEGTLRWLDSPPGVLAFERGDDLVCAVNFGTAPTPAPVSGTPLLASGPCPPGVLSGSTAAWWIRS
- a CDS encoding ABC transporter substrate-binding protein; the protein is MMRRRTTLLTGCTALVLALGATACGGGPVTAGGGDKALSGQTITVAGVWSGTEQKNFQKVLDAFTEKTGAKTQFTSTGDNVSTVVGSKIEGGNAPDVVMVPQVGVLKQFAQKGWLKPLSKKTEQSVDADYAPVWKKYGSVDGTLYGLYFKAAHKSTVWYSPDALAQAGVKPPKTYDEMLKAGQTVSDSGLAAFSVAGQDGWTLTDWFENVYLSQAGPEKYDALAAHKLKWTDASVVDALTTLGKLFKDKQLIAGGQKGALNTDFPGSVEKVFGPKPEAGMVYEGDFVAGVAKDQFGKKVGEDANFFPFPAVGGGEAPVVSGGDAAVVLKDGKNQKAAQALLEFLATPEASAVWAEAGGFLSPNKKLDLASYGDDVTRATAKSLVEAGDSVRFDMSDQAPAAFGGTKGAGEWKLLQDFLRDPSDPKGTAAKLEAAAAKAYQD
- a CDS encoding carbohydrate ABC transporter permease, whose translation is MTATLVKETNPPPPVTAADRTRRLRRRGKIVALLFVLPALLLLGALVVYPVLFSVGRSFFDASGTTFVGGENYTEMFRDPATLKAVRNTAIWVVVAPALLTGLGLILAVLVEKVRWATAFKLLLFMPMAVSFLAAGIIFRLAYDEDPDKGVLNAAVVSVHDAFKGESSYPTARARDGQGLTKEKDGSYRTSTSVSPGDAVTLGLVGVLPGDLPGGTEPAYAAAGRKAAPGELRGVVYLDFTPGGGGEQGKVDRRESGLPQMKVEAVRDGRTAATATTASDGSFRFAGLAPGSYEVRLPSSNFAPPYEGVSWLGPALVTPAIIGAYLWIWTGFAMVLIGAGLSTLPRDALEAARIDGANEWQIFRRITVPLLAPVLTVVFVTLVINVMKVFDLVYIIAPGPVQEDATVLATQMWLVSFGGGNNQGLGSALGVLLLLLVVPAMVFNVRRFRRSQR
- a CDS encoding carbohydrate ABC transporter permease; amino-acid sequence: MNAVRRGLGNGVVQAFLVVVGLVWMTPLAGLFLSSLRSAEDTAKGGWWTVFSSPGQLSFDNYSSLLQNAGITQAFWNTVLISVPTTVLVVVIAALAGYAFAWLDFPGREAIFLVVVALLVVPVQIGLLPVAKLFGQLGLFGTIPGVVLFHVAYGLPFAVFLLRNYFAEMPKEMLEAARMDGGSEWRIFTRLVLPVGRPAIASLAIFQFLWVWNDMLVALLFADSSSQPLTVELQSQIRQFGSNIDVLAPGAFVSLVVPVVVFFAFQRHFVQGVMAGSVK
- the pgl gene encoding 6-phosphogluconolactonase → MSTAPQLVVHRDKELMAQAAAARLITRIVDAQASRGSASVVLTGGRNGNGLLAALAAAPARDAVDWSRLDLWWGDERFLPEGDPERNVTQAREALLDSVPLDPKRVHAMPASDGPYGDDVDAAAAAYAEELARAAGPENHGPVPTFDVLMLGVGPDTHVASLFPELPAVRETDRTVVGVHGAPKPPPTRVTLTLPAIRAAREVWLLAAGEDKAQAAAIALSGAGEIQAPAAGAYGRSRTLWLLDAAAASQLPRSLYPPASA
- the opcA gene encoding glucose-6-phosphate dehydrogenase assembly protein OpcA, with translation MKIDLTDTTASKINKALVQGRRAIGTPAVGMVLTLVIVTDEENAYDALKAASDASHEHPSRTLVVIKRVSRSPRDRTQSRLDAEVRVGADAGTGETVVLRLYGEVADHAQSVVLPLLLPDAPVVVWWPVNAPLDPAKDPLGALAQRRVTDTYASEQPVRDLATRSGTYTPGDTDLSWTRITPWRSMLAAALDQVTCEVRAVEVEGEEFNPSCELLAMWLADRLDVPVKRSLSGGPGLTAVRMDTNCGAITLDRADGSLATLSIEGQPDRGVALKRRDTAELIAEELRRLDPDDTYASALRYGVDRLTSSGPVPKSEGRAGLALPAPLEAAAKAPASQATAQAPVKQEPPKLEPVRKATTK
- the zwf gene encoding glucose-6-phosphate dehydrogenase, which codes for MSSSNPLRDPADRRLPRIAGPSGLVIFGVTGDLSRKKLMPAVYDLANRGLLPPGFSLVGFARREWAHEDFAQEVHDAVKEHARTPFREEVWQQLIQGMRFVQGTFDDDDAFERLRSTIEELDKAQGTGGNFAFYLSVPPKSFPVVIQQLKKHGLAEQKGGSWRRAVIEKPFGHDLKSAEELNKVVHEVFAPDQVFRIDHYLGKETVQNILALRFANTMFEPIWNRSLVDHVQITMAEDIGIGGRAGYYDGIGAARDVIQNHLLQLLALTAMEEPASFDADALAAEKTKVLGAVKLPKDMGRDTVRAQYAAGWQGGTKVRGYLEEDGIDASSKTDTYAAIKLEIDNRRWAGVPFYLRTGKRLGRRVTEIAVVFQRAPHSPFDTTATEELGSNAIVIRVQPDEGVTVRFGSKVPGTSMEIRDVSMDFAYGESFTESSPEAYERLILDVLLGDSNLFPRTEEVELSWKILDPIEEYWDTNGKPAQYPAGTWGPVEADEMLERHGRSWRRP
- the tal gene encoding transaldolase, producing MTDALKRLSEEGVAIWLDDLSRKRITSGNLAELLDQQHVVGVTTNPTIFQKAISEGDGYDQQLSDLAARKVTVEEAIRMITTADVRDAADILRPVFDATGGQDGRVSIEVDPRLAHNTKATVAEARQLAWLVDRPNTLIKIPATKAGIPAITETIGNGISVNVTLIFSLERYREVMDAYLAGLEKAKAKGLDLSQIHSVASFFVSRVDTEVDKRIDALGTDEAKALRGKAAIANARLAYQAYEEVFSSDRWNALEREGANKQRPLWASTGVKDKAYQDTMYVTELVAPNTVNTMPEATLYATEDHGEITGNTVAGTYEQARADLDAVEQLGIKYDDVVQLLEDEGVEKFEASWTDLLKSTEAELQRLAPSEG